Within Myxococcales bacterium, the genomic segment CCTGTCAGCGCAAGCCGCACCATGACTTTCTTATCGCGAATCGTGGCGTTGAGCTTGGGCGTGGTGATGCGGAGCTTCGGCGTTTCTCCCTCGATAGGCGTGCGCTTTTCGGCTCTCACAGCAATCGCTGGGGCTGACTTGCGAGAGCGCTCGTGAGAGCCATCTGGCGTTGTCTCGAGTCCGGCCGTTTGGGAGGGCTCAAGCGGCGGATACTCGGGCGGTGGGTTGTCGCTTTTTGCGCACTGAGCGAGTGCCAGTGCCGCCAGAGAGAGCACGATGATTTGCGTTCGCGACCCGTTCATAATCCACCTCCTTTGTTCCCGTTCAGTTGTATCGGGCTTGGCTAAAGAATCAAGGGGGGCATTCTGCTATTTAAGCATCGTCGGGAGGATCAAATGCTTTTTCGGGAAGGATCAAGCGCTCGACGAGATGACCCGCCTCGATGGCATCCAAAATCTCTTCGACATCGTTTGGGGTTACGTGTCCATAAAACATGTGCTCTGGCATGATTGCAATGGCGGGTCCGGCCCAGCACAAATCCAGGCAGCTTGATGCGCATACCCTCACGCTGTCGAGTAGCCCCCGCTTGGCGATGCCTTTTTTGAGTGCCTCGCGAATCTCCGAGCTCTTTTTTTCGGCGCAACATCCCTTTGGGTGCTGGGCGGGCCTTTCATTTTCGCATACCCAGAGATACTGTTGGCGCTTTGGCATGCTGCGAGGCTAGCTAAGAAATGCGATGAGAGCATCGCTCGAGTGTGGAGGGGGCATCATGAAACGGATCGAAGCTATCATCAAGCCTTTCAAACTGGATGAGGTCAAGGAGGCGCTCTCGGAGGTGGGCGTTGAAGGCATGACAGTGACCGAAGTCAAAGGGTTTGGCCGGACAGGCGGCAAAAAGGAAGTGTACCGCGGATCGGCTTATGTTGTGGATTTTGTGCCTAAAATCAAGCTGGAGATTGTGGTCCCAGATGCGATAGTGCCGCAGGTGCTGGAGACAATCGAGGCAACTGCTAAAACGGGGCGCGTCGGAGACGGCAAGGTGTTTGTGTCACCCGTCGAGGAGGCGGTGCGCATCCGAACCGGAGAGCGGGGAGAAGACGCCATCTGAGATTCGTTCCACGCAATGTGGGATTTTACTTTCTGGAAACACTTTGGAAACATAAGTTGGATATCATGCGCCGCATGACGAAAGAAACGCTCTCTCCCAAACAGGTTATCGAGTTCGCGCGCAAAAATAAGGCCGTGATGGCGGACCTCCGCTTCATAGACATGCCGGGAATCTGGCAGCACACAAGCGTGCCGATAGAGCGCATCACGGAGTCCTGCTTCGATGAAGGCTTTGGATTTGATGGTTCGTCCATTCGCGGCTATCAGCCCATCAACGCTTCGGACATGCTAATCATACCTGACGCTGCGACCGCCGTGATGGATCCCTTTACGGCGCATCCCACGCTCGTGCTCACCTGTGACATCCATCATCCCGTGACCAAGGAGCCGTATGCGCGCGATCCCAGGTACATTGCGCGCAAAGCGGAGGCCTATCTCAAGCAGACCGGCTTGGCCGATACGGTGTACGTGGGTCCCGAGGCAGAGTTCTTCATTTTTGATGATGTAAGGTTTGATCAAACGGCAAACGAAGGCTTCTATCGCGTCGATTCTAACGAGGCGATCTGGAACTCGGGACGTGCCGAGGGCCCCAATCTTGGTTACAAGCTGCGCTACAAGGCAGGGTATTTCCCCGTTGCGCCTTCAGACACTCTCATGGATTTGCGCACGGAGATGGTGACTAAGCTTCAAGCTGTCGGGATGACGGTGGAGGTGAGCCATCATGAGGTGGCAACGGCGGGACAATGCGAGATTGACATTGAGTATCAGCCATTGTTGTCGATGGCGGATTCGTTGATGTGGTTTAAGTATGTGGTGAAAAACACCGCGCGGCAGGCTGGCAAAACAGCGACGTTCATGCCCAAGCCAGTGTTTGGCGACAATGGCAGCGGCATGCATTGCCACCAGTCGCTCTGGAAGAATGGCAAACCGTTGTTCTCGGGGGATGGCTACGCGGGGCTCAGTGAGATGGCGCTTCACTATATTGGCGGCGTTCTCGCACATGCGCCTGCGCTTTGTGCGCTCACCAACCCCACCACGAGTAGTTACAGAAGGCTGGTGCCCGGATACGAAGCCCCGGTCAATTTGGCGTACAGTTCTGCGAACCGGTCTGCGGCGATTAGGATTCCCACCTATTCGCCTTCACCGAAAGCGCGTCGAATCGAGGCGCGTTTTCCGGATGCTTCCGGAAACCCCTATCTTGCGTTTAGCGCGTTGATGATGGCGGGACTCGATGGCGTGCAACGCCGGCTTGATCCCGGCGGGCCTCTCGATAAGGATATTTATGCATTGAGCCCGGAGGCTCTCAAGGATGTGCCCAAAGTGCCTGGGACCTTGGAGGCAAGTCTGGATGCCCTTGAACGCGACTACGAGTTCTTGCTTAAGGGAGATGTTTTTACGAAAGACGTCTTAGATGAGTGGGTCTGCTTCAAGCGGACGAACGAAGTCGATCCCATGCGACTTCGCCCTACACCCTACGAATTCGCCCTTTACTACGACGTTTAACGCGCAGGCCGTCCGCCAATTGCGGTTTTTTGCTGATTTCCGCTCTTGGTTTAATTCCCGCGTGTTTGACTGTTTGGTATCGCGTCGGCTACCTTTAATTCAATGAATTCCCTCGGCGCTCTGTTTAGCCGTGTTCCGCAAGCGACCCTTGGTCGACTGGCGGCGCGCTTATCGGAGCAAAGGCTCCATCCCAAGGTTCTGGTGCCAGTGGTGCAAGCGTACAGCACTCTCTGCGGCGTGGATCTTGCCGAAGCCCATGTACCCGAAGGCGGATACACATCGTTTGACCAGTTTTTTACGCGTCGACTGAAAGAGGGGCTGCGCGCCGTTGATGCTGATCTTGAGACCCTCGTGTCGCCAGCAGATGGTCGCCTGGAGGCGACCGGTCAGGTGGATGCTTCGGGGTCATTCCATATCAAGGGCAGTGAATATACGTTGCCGGAGCTCTTGGGATCACGGGATCGAGCCGAGGCGCTTTATGGCGGCCAGTTTGCGGTGATCTATCTCCATCCTCGAGACTATCATCGCGTGCATGCTCCGGCAGACTGTCAGGTAACGGATTGGAAGCACATCAGCGGAGAGCGATTTCCGGTCAACGGGCTCGGCGTGCGTTTTGTGCCGAGGCTGTTTGCGCGCAACGAGCGAGTCGTCGTGAATGCGCGCTCGGCACGCTGGAAAGACGTTGCTGTCGTCATGGTGGGGGCTCTCGGGGTAGGACGGATTGAACTTGCCTTTGCGGACGTTGCACTGGGAAGCGCAGTGTACGATAAAGAGGGTCCCAGGCTGAATCGTGGCGATGAGCTTGGCATGTTTCACATGGGGTCGACCGTGATCTATCTCACAGCGGCTCAGGCTCATTTTGAGCCGCTTGTGGCCACGGGTGAGCGTGTGCGCATGGGGCAGGCAGTGGCGCGAGTGAGGGACGGCACATGAGTGGTACGGATTCATCGCCGGGCACCTTGGCAGGCGCCGAAAATCCCGACACCGTAGCAACTCCTACGGCCGAAAAGCCGGTGAAAGCCAAGCGTAAGCGCGGTGGTCGTTCGCGCAAGCCTCGGGCGGGCGATACGGTCAAAGTAGCAGCCCTCCCGGATCCGGCGGAGGAGGGGCCGTTGCCGGAAACCAAATTGGTGCTTGAGCTCGATGGAGAATCCTCCGTGGCAATGCTCGCGCTTGAGAGCGGAATGGTTGAGCAACGCGTGGCATTTCGGACGGCGGAGGTCACCGCTGAGGTTGATCTCTTGGAGCAAGTACCCACCACCCAGATCGTCCGCGGGCGAGCCACCCTTGAAATCGCGGAAGAGACCATCACACTCGATGAGCCGGATGAGGTCCTCGAAGATCTGCCGCCCTCGCCGAAGGCTCCGCCGCGTGGGGTTACGCCACCCCCGCATCCGTCAAAGAGCGCCCCCCAGATACGGCTTGCTGCACCCCAGGAGCCACGAAGTTGGTGGGAGCATTTTTTTAATGATGACTACCTGCGTTCAGTCAGACCGCTTCGAGCAGAACAGGTGAAGCGTCAATGCGACTTTATCGAATCGCGCCTGGCACTCGAGCCGCGTGCCAGCATTCTGGATGTCGGGTGTGGAATTGGTGTGCAAGCGGTGGAGCTTGCCTCTCGAGGCTACGCTGTGGTGGGGTTGGACATCTCCTTGCCGATGTTGTCGAGGGCTTCGGAAGAGGCCCAGGACCGAGAACAGCGGCTCAACTTCTTACACGCCGACATGCGCGAGCTCAGTTTCGAATCGGCATTCGATGCGGTGATCTGTTGGGGTACAAGCTTTGGCTATTTCGACGACGAGACCAACCGTCAAGTTCTTGAGCGACTCTACCGGACGCTCAAGCCACGAGGCAGGATGGTGTTGGGCATTGTGAATCGGGATTTTGTCGTCCGAAGTCAGCCGAATGTCGTCTGGTTTGAAGGCGATGGTTGTCTATGCATGGAAGAGACGAGCTTTGATTACATAGCGTCACGGCTCAACGTTAAGCGCACGCTTCTTATGGAAGATGGGCGACAGAGAGAGAGTGGCTATTCGCTACGGCTTTATACGCTTCAAGAGATCGGTCAGTTGCTACATCATCAAGGATTTAGCGTGCAAGAGGTAAGTGGCTCTGAGGCGACGCCGGGCGTGTTTTTTGGTGCGGACTCGCCCCAAATGCTTATCATCGCGGAGCGGCGCGGCGATGTGGCCTTTAGTGCGCCCACGGCGGGAGACGAGTGGGAAGAAGAAACGGTATCGCCTTCTCGCCCCACACTGGTGGATTCCGTTCCACCTTTTTCAACGGCTGACGAAGCGACCCCTATCGAGCGATAACTGAAAGCCAGAGTCCCTACTACTGGCGCAGATCGGGTGCGTCAATGTTGTGTGATTTTGGGCTGACCGCACCAAGTGCTGTGGGGGCTGCGCGCATCATCTTCCCCTCGATGAGCCTCGCCGGGGCGTGACGTGGACCGAAAACCGCTGCAGGATCGCTTAGCCGGAGCGCTTCCATTAAGACTTCATCCATGTGTTCGACCAGCACAATCGTGCATGCGGCGATGATGCGTTTTGGAATGTCGCGCAGGTCTTTCAAGTTATCTTTGGGGATGATGACTGTTTGAATCTCCGCGCGATGCGCGGCCAACAGCTTTTCCTTGAGGCCGCCTATGGGAATAACCTTGCCCCGGAGCGTAATTTCGCCCGTCATTGCAATAGAGCGCTTGACCGGGATTTTGGTAAATGCGCTCGTGATACTGGTGGCCATCGTAATTCCGGCGCTTGGACCGTCTTTGGGAACAAACTCAGGAAAATGGATATGGATATCGGCATCTTGGTAAAAATCCTCTTCCAAGCCGAAGATACGATGCCGCGAGCGCACATAGCTCAGGGCAGCGTGTGCAGACTCCTGCATGCCTTTTTCCACTAGCCCCGTGATCACCACCTTGCCCTTTCCAGCAACCACAGCGACTTCGCATTCGAGTATGGCGCCGCCATAGCTGGTGTAGGCAAGACCATTGGTCAGGCCGATCTCGTCTAGGTCGTGGGCCTTTCCCTCCCGGAATTTGGGAACGCCCAGGTATTTGTTTAAATGCTTGGCAGTCACCCGATACGACCGCTTTACGTGCTTGTCAGATACGATCTCACGGGCGATTTTGCGAAAGAGACCGCCAATTTCCCGTTCCAAATTGCGGACCCCGGATTCCTTCGTGTAGTGGTGGATGATGTGGCGAATGGCGTTTTCACTGATCTCGACGGACCGACCATCGAGACCCGCGCCCGACTTTTGCCGAGGGATCAAATAGCGAGTCGCGATATTAAGTTTTTCAAATTCCGTGTAGCTGCTCAATTGGATGATTTCCATGCGGTCTTGCAGAGGTAGCGGAATGCCGTGCAGAGAGTTAGCTGTCGTGATGAACATGACATCTGAAAGATCATAATCCAAATCCAAGTAGTGATCGCTAAAGCTATGGTTTTGCTCGGGATCGAGCACCTCGAGAAGCGCCGCGGCGGGGTCTCCACGGAAATCTGCAGACATCTTATCCACCTCGTCCAGCAAGAATACCGGGTTATTGGCGCCCGCCTTACGCAGCGACTGAATGATTCGGCCAGGCATTGCCCCGATATATGTGCGCCGGTGGCCGCGAATCTCGGCTTCATCTCTTACGCCTCCCAACGAAAGACGCACAAACTGTCGACCGGTTGCACGAGCGATCGAGCGCGCCAGAGAGGTCTTGCCCACGCCCGGCGGCCCCACCAAGCAAAGCACGGGTCCGCGGATTTTTTTAACCAGGCTACGGACAGCCAAATGCTCAAGAATGCGGTCTTTGATACGGCTAAGGCCGAAATGGTCTTGTTCCAAGACGGCGTGAGCCGCTTCGAGGTCGTAGGATTCCTGGCTCTTTTCGGACCAAGGGAGGGCCAAAACCCAGTCGATATAATGACGAATGACGGTGGCTTCTGCGCTCATCGGCTGCATCATTTTAAGCTTTTTTATTTCTCGCTTAATCTTGGTCTGTGCCTCTTGGGGCAACGCCTTGGCTTGCAGCTTTTCGTCGAGCTCTTCCAACTCCGCTCGAAATTCATCGCGCTCGCCGAGCTCCTTCTGAATGGCTTGCATCTGCTCGTTGAGATAGTACTCCTTTTGCGTTTTTTCCATTTGTCGCTTGACTCTCGAGCGAATCTTTTTTTCGACTTGGAGTATTTCGGTTTCCGCGATCAAGAGTTGAAACACCCGGTCGAGGCGTTGAGGCACATCGACCAATTCGAGGATAGCTTGGCGGTCATGTAACTTGATATTGTTTAGATGAATGACGACGGAGTCTGCGAGGTTCGAAGGGTCTTCAATGGCCTGGATGGCAAGGAGTGATTCGGTGGGAAAGCGTTTGTTCAGTCGGGTGTATGCCTCGAATGCGACATGGACTGAGCGGACCAGTGCTGCGATTTCCAAGGAAGGCTTGGAATCCTCAATGAGGTCTGCGATTTCACACAAAAAAAACTTGTCGTTCGACACGAAACGGCGGATAGCCACGCGTCGTTTTCCTTCAACGAGCACTTTGACAGTGCCATCAGGGAGCCGCAGCAGTTGGAGGATACTTCCGAGGCACCCTGTCTCGAAGATCTCGTCCGGCCCCGGGTCGTTAACCTGCGCTTTCTTCTGGGCTGAGAAAACAACTTCTTTGCTTCCGTTCATGGCATGTTCTAGCGCGTGAATGGACTTCTCGCGGCCGACAAAGAGCGGTACAACCATGTGAGGAAATACAACGATATCGCGCAGGGGTAGGACAGGCAGCACGGGGGATACTGGGTCTCCCGAAAGGGTGGGAGTTTTGGAGAAAAACATCGTTTATGCTAGTTCGGCTTCTTTTTCGTAAACGACAAGCGGCTTTTCTCCCTTGACGATGACCTCTTCGTTGACCACCACCTCGCGAATGCCAGCGTGCGAGGGAATGTCAAACATCGTATCTAGAAGGGCGTTTTCTAGAATGGCTCGCAGGCCCCGCGCTCCAGCGCTTCGTTTCAACGATTCTCGCGCCACTGCCCGGAGCGCGCTTTTAGTGAATTTGAGTTTGACGCCGTCCATCTCGAAAAGCTTGCTGAACTGTTTGACCAAGGCGTTCTTTGGCGTAGTGAGAATGTCGATGAGAGCATCCTCGCTAAGCTCGTGCAGTGTGGCCACCACCGGCAATCGACCAATGAACTCGGGTATGAGCCCGATTCGCAGTAGATCTTCTGGTTGGACTTGCTCGAGCAGCTGACCTACGGGCCTATTCTGCTTTGAGGGGATTTCGGCACCAAATCCCATGGATTTTTTGCCGGTTCGCCGCTCAATGATCTTATCGAGGCCCACGAAAGCGCCGCCGCATATAAACAGAATGTTGGTGGTATCGATTTGAAGGAAGTCTTGCTGCGGATGCTTGCGACCGCCTTTAGGGGGCACGTTGGCGATGGTGCCCTCGATGATTTTTAGAAGGGCCTGCTGAACGCCCTCGCCGCTCACATCTCGGGTGATCGAGGGATTATCCCCTTTGCGCGCCACTTTATCGATTTCGTCGATATATACGATGCCGCGCTGAGCCCGCTCCACGTCATGATCGGCATTCTGAAGAAGCTGAACGATGATATTTTCTACGTCCTCGCCCACATAACCCGCTTCGGTCAACGTGGTGGCATCCGCAATGGCAAACGGCACGTTTAAGACCTTGGCGAGGGTCTGGGCGAGTAGGGTTTTTCCGGAACCCGTGGGACCCAGCAGTAAAATGTTCGACTTTTGAAGCTCCACATCCTCTGAGACGCGAGACTCGATCCGCTTGTAGTGGTTATGCACCGCCACAGAGAGGATCTTCTTGGCACGCTCTTGGCCCACGACGTACTCGTCGAGCACCTTCTTTATCTCGTTCGGTTTGGGGAGAGGCGTGGTCGTTGACAGGGCGTCTTCGCGGCCCACTTCTTCGGCGATGATATCGTTACAGAGCCCGATACATTCGTCGCATATGTAGACAGTCGGCCCTGCTATGAGCTTTTTGACTTCCTTCTGCGACTTGCCACAGAAGGAGCATTGAAGATTACCCTGTCCGTCGTCACGCCGTCGATCCACGATGCCCCCGAGTTATCCCAGAAAAGAGTGTAGCGTTGTGCGCTCTGGGCGGCAAGCGAATGGTATATGGGCCCGAGACGGCACAATTTTTCTCTTTACTTTCCAGGTCGCTATCCTTCGCGTCTTGTGTAGGTATGGGACTTACTTGAGCCCTTTGCTATCCCGTTTGGTAGGTTTTCGGTGCTCGATGACGTCGTCAATGATTCCATAGCTAGAGGCCTCTTCGGCAGACAAGTAGCGATCACGCTCGGTATCTTCCTTGATTTTCTTCGTGGACTGCCCGGTGTGGAACGCGAGTATTTCGTTCATTTTGGCGCGTAACTGAATAATTTCGCGCGCGTGGATCTCAATGTCTGAAGCCTGACCACGGAACCCGCCGAGGGGTTGATGAATCATGACGCGACTGTTGGGAAGTGCCTTTCGGTGACCTTTTTCGCCAGCCGCCAAGATCCACGCGGCCATGGAGGCTGCTTGCCCCAAACAAACCGTGGAGACGGGGCACTTTACGTGCTGCATCGTGTCGTAGATCGCCAATCCGGCGGTGATAACGCCGCCAGGGCTGTTGATGTACAGCAAAATCTCTTTGTCTGGATCTTCGCTTTCGAGAAACAGCATCTGGGCGATGATGATATTTGCTACGTCGTCATTGATTTCCGTTCCCAGGAAAATGATGCGGTCCTTGAGGAGACGGCTATAGATGTCCCAACTGCGCTCGCCCCGATGGGTGGTTTCCACCACTTGGGGATACGGGATGAAGGCCTGTGATGGTCTTGAAACGCGACTCATAAATTCTTGTCTCCGGCAGGGGCGGTTTTCGATTCTGTCATGGTAGCCTGATTTTTGAGATACTCAAGGATTCGTTCCTCCGCGATGTGGGACATGAGCATATCGCGTTCACGTCCCTGATACTTGGCTCTGACCTTCGCTATATTGGTCTGTGACTCTTCGGCGAGCTTTTTAAACCTTGCCTCTAGATCGTCGGGCGTCACCTCGATGTGTGCCTGCTTGGCGAGGGCTCCAAACAAGAGGCCCACCCGCACCTTCTTTTCGGCGCGGCGGTTTAGATCGTTTTGCATGTCTTCCGTCCATTGAAAGTCGCTGCCGAGCGCCTTGGTGAGCTCCGCGAGTTCCCTAAGCATACTTGCCTGTTGCTGAGCGACCATGCTTGGCGGTACCGCAATTGGGTTCTTCTCGACGAGCGCGTCCACGAGCCGCTCATTCAATGCCGAGACCGCTTGCCGATCGGCGTTTGAGCGTAATTGCGTTTCAATTTCAGCTTTGAGGGCGTCCAACGTGTCGAAGTCCCCACAATCCTTGGCAAATTCATCATCGAGTTCCGCCAGTCGCTTGTGGCGCACTTCGGTGAGGGTTATCGTGAAGCGCGCGCGCTTGCCTCTAAACTCCGCTTGTCCTTGATCCTCAGGCAATGTGACATCAATAGCGCGCGTTTCGTTGACGTTCATACCCAGCAAACCCGCTTCAAGCTCTGGAAGGACGCGGCCAGAACCAAGCTCCCAGGTGCGACTTTGTCCGCCCAGTTCAGGATGCGGCGTATCGTCGATGTCGACGGTGTAATCGATGGTAACGACGTCATCTGCTTGCGTGGCGCGCTCGGGATCGGGTGCAACCAACTCCGCGTGTTGCCCGCGCAGGCGTTCGAGCTCTTGGGCGATATCGTCAGCCGTAACGGATATCTCTACGCGTTCGATCGAGAGGCCCGATGTGTCCACGCTGGACACTTCCGGTTGCACTTCCAACGTCGCCGTGAAACGAAGTGGTTCTCCTTCATGAATGTGCGGCGGATGCACGTCCGCGGCCGCTACCGGAAATAGGTTGTGCTCGCGAACGGCATTCAACAGTCCACGCTCCACCAGGCCCGCTGCCACTTGTTCGTGCACACGCGAACGGTAAAGTTGTTGTAGGACGTGCCGGGGGGCCTTGCCTTTACGGAAACCCCGGACCGTGGCAGTGCGCTGGAGTTGCTGATAGGTTTGATCGAGATCCTTTTGCACATCTGGCCAGGAATACTCTATTTTGACTTCGACCTCGACCGCACTCAGATGTTGGACGTGTGTTTGCATGGTTAAGCTCGTTCGTTGGTGTTGGATCCTGGGCTTGCGTCGATGAGTTCAATGTTGAGCTTCTTGGCGGTTTCGAAGATACGTTGATCGCGGTAAAATTCGCCAAAGACGATGCGGTTGATGCCAGCGTTGGCAAGGCTCTTGAAGCATGGCCAACACGGGGATGCCGTCACATATACCATCGACGTATCGATGCTAACGCCGTGCTTGGCGGCCTGGATGATGGCGTTCGCTTCAGCGTGCAAGGTGCGCACGCAGTGTCCATCCTCCATGAGATGTCCCGCATCATCGCAATGCTCGAGCCCGCGGACGGAACCGTTGTAGCCTGTGGACAATATAATTCGATCCCGCACGATGACCGCGCCGACATGTTTGCGATTGCAGGTCGAGCGGGTGGCTACCTCTTTGGCGATATTCATGAAATACTGGTCCCACGAGACTCGGCTCCCCTGCATAGCGCCCCCAGGTACCACGGCCGGAGGCCTGAAACAACCGTCACAGGCACTTCAAAGGGCGGAAGGTGTGCTCAACGGAGAAGCGAACGGGCCAAAACCGCTGCCGCCTTGTCTGAAAGCGCGCGCGTGCTGAGGAAGTGATCGCCGTTACGGTAAGAGCGATTCATGGTCCGGCACACCCGAGGGGCGCTTTTCGCTTCTACCTTTGCCGTGGCCTCTTGCACGCTTTTCGCTGCCGAGACACTCGACCAGCGACTGAGCCATGCCGCACTCAGTCGGGCATGGGAATCTTGGTAAATAGCGATGCGATCTGCGCGCCATGCGCTCGCTCTTTGTTCGGCATCGGCATTCGGCAAGACTTGGCCTAAATAAACGCGCCACGTCAGCTCTCCCAATGCATCGGAATACACCAAGCGATACCCACCCGGGAGCCTTGGCGGGAACGGAGCGAACTTGGAGGCAGCCGGCGCATCACTTTTCAGAAAGTGCTCCGGGTGCAAAATCTGGGATGTGGTCGTGGGCAGATGGCGATAGGCTGCATTAAGCGCTTGCCACCCCCCTTCGCGATAGAGGCTAGCCGAAAATATGAGCCCATCGATGTAAGGTGACAAAAGCAGGACACGCAGAATTTCTGGCGAACGGCTCAACACATCGGAAGGCATGGTGCTCATAGGCACTTGTGTCAAAACAGCACGCAGAATATTAGGGTCGTCAGTCAGTTGCCGGATATTGACACCGGCACGTTCGCCGAGAAATGCAAGCATGGCCAAGGTGGCATCGCCTTCCACCAAGGATTGAAATGCGCCGTCTGCATCCGAGCTGCGTTCAAGTTTGTGAAGTTTACCCAAGGCAAGGTGTTGATCCTGAAGAGCATGGACGATCTCGTGTATTAAGACGGCATGTGACTCTCCGGGATCAGTAGTGGAGTCGGTGGCCAAGCCGGACAACACATCGTCTCGCACAACCAGGTAGCGATGCTCCGGGTCGTAGTACCCGACCACTTGCTCGCTGAGCACATCTAAGAGGAGAGCGCCCAGATCGGTGTCTTCATCGAGCAGACCCAGTGCCCCATAGATCGCGCTCGCCTCTTTGAGATCTTCGACCTTAATTTGGCTGCTAAGGTAATGGCGGATGGCAGCCTGGTTTTGCACCCGTATATCGATAGGCTTCTTTAGCGGCAGTCCCCGAATATTCGAGGCTATCACGAGCAGGGGCCGCATGGCCCGCAATTCTGTCGCCGTCGGGAGCCGGCTGACATGGGAGATAGCTTTCCCCGTGAAAACTTTTTGCGTGCGAGGTGCCGGAAAGCCGCAATACTTCCCTGAGGCCCGGAGCGATGGGTTGAGTCCCGTG encodes:
- the tig gene encoding trigger factor; protein product: MQTHVQHLSAVEVEVKIEYSWPDVQKDLDQTYQQLQRTATVRGFRKGKAPRHVLQQLYRSRVHEQVAAGLVERGLLNAVREHNLFPVAAADVHPPHIHEGEPLRFTATLEVQPEVSSVDTSGLSIERVEISVTADDIAQELERLRGQHAELVAPDPERATQADDVVTIDYTVDIDDTPHPELGGQSRTWELGSGRVLPELEAGLLGMNVNETRAIDVTLPEDQGQAEFRGKRARFTITLTEVRHKRLAELDDEFAKDCGDFDTLDALKAEIETQLRSNADRQAVSALNERLVDALVEKNPIAVPPSMVAQQQASMLRELAELTKALGSDFQWTEDMQNDLNRRAEKKVRVGLLFGALAKQAHIEVTPDDLEARFKKLAEESQTNIAKVRAKYQGRERDMLMSHIAEERILEYLKNQATMTESKTAPAGDKNL
- the clpP gene encoding ATP-dependent Clp endopeptidase proteolytic subunit ClpP gives rise to the protein MSRVSRPSQAFIPYPQVVETTHRGERSWDIYSRLLKDRIIFLGTEINDDVANIIIAQMLFLESEDPDKEILLYINSPGGVITAGLAIYDTMQHVKCPVSTVCLGQAASMAAWILAAGEKGHRKALPNSRVMIHQPLGGFRGQASDIEIHAREIIQLRAKMNEILAFHTGQSTKKIKEDTERDRYLSAEEASSYGIIDDVIEHRKPTKRDSKGLK
- a CDS encoding dCMP deaminase family protein; translated protein: MQGSRVSWDQYFMNIAKEVATRSTCNRKHVGAVIVRDRIILSTGYNGSVRGLEHCDDAGHLMEDGHCVRTLHAEANAIIQAAKHGVSIDTSMVYVTASPCWPCFKSLANAGINRIVFGEFYRDQRIFETAKKLNIELIDASPGSNTNERA